The following proteins come from a genomic window of Nicotiana tomentosiformis chromosome 12, ASM39032v3, whole genome shotgun sequence:
- the LOC104104648 gene encoding short chain aldehyde dehydrogenase 1-like, whose protein sequence is MGEKGYLAYLAYVRDTTTETLAIDSVLVVWEFSDVFPCDLPDYVAFLGHVVSGEGIKVHPKKIEAVQSWPRPATATRIRSFLGLPSYYCRFMEGFSSIASPVARLTQKGAPFHWSDDCEIRIILIFILTSFYRLEGKVAFVTGGASGIGAATARLFVQHGAKVIIADIQDRLATSVVQEIGTENAAFVHCDVAIESDVQNAVDATVAKFGKLDIMFSNAGVLGKPISSILEVDYDIIKTVFDVNIVGAFFCAKHAARVMIPAKKGVILFTASASTEVYVPAIMHTSSASKNALVGLSKNVGVELGEYGIRVNCVSPYYISTPLVLSGYGIDKQTADKWFAEAGNLKGALLGVEDVAKAVLYLASDDSKYASGMNLVLDGGFSTTNVALTDTYKKLFPSTIE, encoded by the exons atgggcgagaagggttatttggcttatctagcttatgttcgggatactaccacaGAGACTTTGGCAATTGATTCAGTACtcgtagtttgggagttctccgatgtgtttccttgtgatcttccag attatgtagcattcttggggcatgttgtatccggcgagggtattaaggtgcatcccaagaagattgaggcagttcaaagttggcctcgTCCTGCTACGGCGACTaggatcaggagcttcttggggttaccaagttattattgtcggttcatggagggcttctcatctattgcatcacctgtGGCTaggttgacccaaaagggtgctccgttccattGGTCCgacgattgtgag ATAAGGATCATACTAATCTTTATTTTAACTTCTTTTTACAGGTTAGAAGGTAAGGTAGCATTTGTAACTGGTGGTGCTAGCGGCATAGGAGCAGCAACAGCTAGGCTTTTTGTACAACATGGTGCAAAGGTTATAATTGCAGACATTCAAGACAGACTCGCAACTAGCGTTGTTCAAGAGATTGGCACAGAAAATGCAGCCTTTGTCCATTGTGATGTCGCGATTGAATCGGACGTCCAAAATGCGGTGGATGCCACAGTTGCCAAATTTGGTAAGCTCGACATAATGTTCAGTAACGCTGGTGTACTGGGCAAGCCAATATCCAGCATCTTAGAGGTCGATTACGACATAATTAAGACCGTGTTTGATGTAAACATTGTTGGCGCCTTCTTTTGCGCGAAACACGCTGCTAGAGTGATGATTCCGGCCAAGAAAGGTGTCATTCTTTTCACGGCAAGTGCTTCGACAGAGGTCTACGTTCCTGCTATCATGCACACCTCTTCGGCCTCGAAAAATGCACTTGTGGGGCTTTCCAAGAACGTTGGAGTCGAATTAGGGGAGTATGGAATAAGAGTTAACTGTGTTTCTCCTTATTACATTAGCACACCGCTTGTATTAAGCGGATATGGAATAGACAAACAAACGGCGGACAAATGGTTTGCAGAAGCAGGAAATCTGAAAGGAGCATTACTAGGTGTAGAGGATGTTGCAAAGGCAGTATTGTATTTGGCAAGTGATGATTCCAAATACGCGAGTGGTATGAATCTCGTTCTTGATGGTGGTTTTAGTACCACAAATGTGGCTTTAACAGACACCTACAAGAAATTATTTCCATCAACTATTGAGTAA